AACATGGCCACTAGTACCTCTCAGGAGACCAACATGGCCACTAGTACCTCTCAGGAGGCCAACATGGCCACTAGTACCTCTCAGGAGACCAACATGGCCACTAGTACCTCTCAGGAGGCCAACATGGCCACTAGTACCTCTCAGGAGGTCAACATGGCCACTAGTACCTCTCAGGAGGTCAACATGGCCACTAGTACCTCTCAGGAGGCCAACATGGCCACTAGTACCTCTCAGGAGGCCAACATGGCCACTAGTACCTCTCAGGAGGCCAACATGGCCACTAGTACCTCTCAGGAGGTGAACATGGCCACTAGTACCTCTCAGGAGGTCAACATGGCCACTAGTACCTCTCAGGAGACCAACATGGCCACTAGTACCTCTCAGGAGGCCAACGTGGCCACCTAGTACCTCTCAGGAGGTCAACATGGCCACCTAGTACCTCTCAGGAGACCAACATGGCCACTAGTACCTCTCAAGAGACCAACATGGCCACCTAGTACCTCTCAGGAGACCAACATGGCCACTAGTACCTCTCAAGAGACCAACATGGCCACCTAGTACCTCTCAGGAGACCAACATGGCCACTAGTACCTCTTAGGAGGCCAACGTAAAACTTACTACGACGCTCTTACCCGAGGACGATAAAAATGACAGTCGTCTCGCGCAATGGTCATACATAATTCTGTAGGCAAGCGTAACCACTTAAGCATTCCTCATTCGCTCTCAAATACGAACCCAAaaaattctccatgttctttaacAACAAAATTAATTTTCAGTATTTTGATTTATCGCTGGAGAATGTGTTTAATGTATTTTAGAATATATTCTAAAAACAAAAACTACATTTTTAATGGTGGTGCTTGCTCGGAATAACTTTGGtattgtactgtgtgtgtgtgtgtgtgtgtgtgtgtgtgtgtgtgtgtgtgtgtgtgtgtgtgtgtgtgtgtgtgtgtgtgtgtgtgtgtgtgtgtgtgtgtgtttgtgtgtgtgtgtgtgtttgtgtgtgtgtgtgtgtgtgtgtgtgtgtgtgtgtgtgtgtgtgtgtgattgggtATTCAAGAATTGCCAGATTCGTCACCAGCAGTCCCTGGTTACGggttattcatacccgtgccacctctttggtGACTTATTCTTGATCAATCAATCAGCAGCCCCGGGGATAGCATGAAGACGTAATGAGGAAAGTATTACACAAGTTCAGATGTATGTGTATTGGGCCTCAATACACGTGTGGCAACCCGTCTTCCTACTATCACGTCTCATTTTGACATACTTTACCTaaagccaaaaatcgtcgtacaagaaaatggcagcggctcgcgaaattgacatactgttccgttttctgttttgggtcctctggtaagttaggataagagcattttagtacgacagtttcctgacgttgggaaatcttaggGAGGACGGGTTGATACGGTGCATGTCAAAGTCATTTGACACTCACATTTCAAGACcttggaccagattcacgaagtagttacgcaagcacttacgaacctgtacatcttttgtcaatctttggcggctttgtttacaattattaaacagttaatgagctccgaagcaccaggaggctatttataacaataacaacagttgattggcaaggttttcatgcttgtaaactgtttaataaatggaaccaaagccgtcaaagattgaggaaagatgaacacgttcgtaagtatttgagtagctgcttcgtgaatctggccccttgctcTCTCCGTTCCTAGTTGCcccatattcatttttaacagcaCTCTTTCTGAAACTCTGGCCTAGTTGTCACCCCCATTTCACCTTCACctccaggtccccccccccccacccttttgTGTTCCGATTTTTTGGGGGACTTAAGATtcctactaatcataactcccatcaTCTTTTTCGAATTTAAATTTCACAATTTAATCATTGTCCAAAGTATATTTGGTTAGTATATCATGCTTACCTAGGCTCAGAACCTTACGCGTACtgtattagcattaaactgcatctgccaaaatTTTGTGCATTTGAATAGCCTAATTCGTCTCGTTGTAATTTTGAATCATTTTGGATTAATTTCCCCGCCATATTTTTGTTTCTTCAGCATACCTGCAAATGTAGGTGTTCAAACCTGAGCCTATATCATGTAACTCATGTGCAGACTCAATTGGGTGATGAGTCGTGTAAATAATCACCTAAATCATATGGTTAAGAACACGATGCCCCAAGATATAACCCAGATAGCAGGCGGAGCATGAAGACCTTGACCTGACACTGTAAACACTGGCTTGTCCCCTCTTGCAATGGTTTCCCACTCGAACTTAACTCATGTATGTTAacccttaagaacataagaacaaaggcaactgcagaaggcctactgtcccatgcgaagcagctcctatttataaccacccaatcccactcatatacatgtccaacccatgcttgaaacaattgagggaccccacctccaccatgttacgcggcaattggttccacaattcaacaatcctgttactgaaccagtatttgcccaagtctttcctaaatctaaacttatccaatttatacccattgtttcgtgttctgtcttgcagTGAGTGATGTAGGCTCAGAATACAGATCAGGTTGacacaagttcaagtatgtttattagaACAAGAATATACATCTCAACGaggtagagtagcttaggctatttctaccctcctaaaCAGGTTATGACACATCCTATTATTACGAAATTATAGTACCTATAGaatgtacatatatgtattaaattaggcctaaAATTGCTTATGTTAGGCCTAAGCTTGCGTATTTAGGCATATAACTGGTTAGGTTCATGTAGGCTCTTTCAGTTTTTGTAATGCAGCTTTAAATTCCAATAGCACAAGGGTGAACCTCTTTTGGTACAATAACCCATAATTTATACATTTCATCCATTGTAGCTGCAGTTGCTGCTTGCCTTCGAAGGATGGGTTGGGATAATAGATCACTTTCTTGAATTACTGTGAAATTTCAATCTATCCAATAGGTCATATGGAAGAGGCTTGCGAATCTGAATTATTTCTTTGTAGCGAGTGATGAAAACTTAGGCCTTAGGCCTTACGGGAACGGGGAAATGGAAATGAAGATATAatcaccaaaccacacaccagaagataaggagacgacgacgtttcggtccgtcctggataatcgatt
The DNA window shown above is from Procambarus clarkii isolate CNS0578487 chromosome 65, FALCON_Pclarkii_2.0, whole genome shotgun sequence and carries:
- the LOC138355015 gene encoding aggrecan core protein-like, translated to MATSTSQETNMATSTSQEANMATSTSQETNMATSTSQEANMATSTSQETNMATSTSQEANMATSTSQEVNMATSTSQEVNMATSTSQEANMATSTSQEANMATSTSQEANMATSTSQEVNMATSTSQEVNMATSTSQETNMATSTSQEANVAT